The Lipingzhangella halophila genome segment TAGTCCGCCAGCGACCGCGCCCCAGCGAGCATCGCCCCGCTCCGCTGGTCGATCCGGGACCGCCACTGGTGGATCAGCTCCCGCAGCGCCGTGGCACCTCCCGCCTCGCGCAACTGGTCCACGAACAGCCTGATCCGCGGGAGTAGGTGGCCGCCGCGCCGGAGCTGGCGGGCGATCCGCGCGTCGCGCACCGCCTCGGGGTGGTAGACGCGGTGCCCGGTCGCGGGGTCGCGGTGCGGGCGCAGGATGCCGGCCTTCTCCCACTTGCGCAGCGAGGCGGGATGCATGCCGAGCTGGTGCGCCAGCGCCCCGATGCTCAGGGCCGTGGCCGGCCCCTCGTGCTGGCTGGGCTCGGAGGTCAGGGTGTCGAGTGCGGCGGCCACCTCGTCGAGGG includes the following:
- a CDS encoding MerR family transcriptional regulator; amino-acid sequence: MAQRALRPVDLAREHGLSTQAVRNYEDERILPPAGRSGAGYRQYSAVHAQALRTFLALRPGFGYQTAAAILRAAHLRDHETLFRLVDRTHATVLHERDTLDEVAAALDTLTSEPSQHEGPATALSIGALAHQLGMHPASLRKWEKAGILRPHRDPATGHRVYHPEAVRDARIARQLRRGGHLLPRIRLFVDQLREAGGATALRELIHQWRSRIDQRSGAMLAGARSLADYRDLLAAEQVDEE